The genome window AATCATAATATTTTGGATATTTTTTTAATGGGCCACAAAGCAACTTAAATTCTCCTAAACACCAAACACGCATTATGTCCGCCAAAACCAAATGAGTTTGAAATTACAAGATTCAAGTCATTTACTTTTCTTGCCTTATGAGGGACAAAGTCCAAATCACACTGAGGATCCGGGTTATCAATGTTAGTTGTAGGAGGAATTATATTTGTTTGCAATGCCATAACACATGCTATAGCTTCAATAGCACCAGTTGCACCAAGCAAATGTCCGTGCATTGACTTAGTAGAACTTACAGGTAAAAGTCCTTTTTTTGCACGATTGCCAAATACTCGTTTTATAGCAACTACTTCAACAATATCACCAACAATTGTACTTGTAGCATGAGCATTTATATAGTCAATCTCTTCAGGTGAAGAATTTGCATCTTCAATTGCAAGTTTAATTGCTCTTGCAGCTCCATCACCATCTGGTGATGGAGAAACAATATCTGAAGCATCGGATGTAGCACCAAAACCTGCTAACTCGCAATAAATCTTTGCTCCTCTTGCTTTAGCATGTTCCATTTCTTCTAGTATTAAAATCCCCGCACCTTCACCCATTACAAAACCATCTCTATCCTTATCAAATGGTCTGGAAGATTTTTCTGGTTCATCATTAAATGAAGTAGATAGAGTTCGTGCTGCACCAAATGCTGCAACACTAACACCGGTTAGAGGTGCTTCACACCCGCCTGCAAAAACAACATCTGCATTACCTGTCTGAATAATCTTAAATGCATCACCAATGCAATTTGTACTAGTTGCACAAGCAGTAACAGTACAAGTTACAGGACCTTTTGCACTGTGGTAAATAGATATATAACCTGCTGGCATATTTGCAATCATTGATGGAATTGTAAAAGGACTTACTTTAGTAGGCCCTTTAGCTTTTAAAATATTGTGTTGTTCAATTATTGTTAAAATGCCACCTGCAGCACTTCCAACAACTACCCCAATTCTTTCAGGATGTGGATAATTTACCATGTCAAAATTTGCATCTTTAATTGCATTTATTGAAGCACTTAAAGCTAACTGAATAAATCTATCTGTTCTTCTAATTACCTTTAGATCAAGATATAATTCAGGCTTAAAATCATTACATACAGCACCAACACGACAAATATCTTTTGAGGTTTTTACTTCAGGGAAAAAATCCATCTTTGATATTCCGGATTTTCCACCTATAAGGTTGTTCCATAATTCTTCTTTACTTTCACCTAAAGAACAAATTAAACCCATTCCAGTAATTACAACTTTCTTTTTCATGCCTCTTAATATACCAGTGCAGGGGCGTTTTGCAAAACGCCCCTACTATTAACCTGTGGAAAAATAAATTCTTTAAGAATGGGAAACAATATAATCAACTGCTTGTCCTACAGTTGTAATTTTTTCTGCCTCTTCATCTGGTATTTCAACACCAAACTCTTCTTCAAATGCCATCACTAATTCAACTGTATCAAGCGAATCTGCACCTAAATCTCCAGTAAAACTTGCTGACTCGGTAACTTCTTTTGAATCTACACTTAATTGTGAGCTTACTACTTTTTTTACTCTTTCCATTGCTTCTGTTCGATCCATAACTTTAGTCATATCTCCCCCGTGATGTTAACCTATAACTCTGGAAAAGGATATCACAGAATATCTTTCAAGAAAACGCATTTACATAATTCCTTACATGAACATACCACCGTCTACTACTATAACTTGGCCTGTTACATAAGAACCACCAGTACAAAAGTAAAAAGCTGCTTCAGCAACATCTTCAGGCTGTCCAAAACGAGCAAGCGGAATAAATTTTAAATATTGTTCCTTAATTTCTGGTTTTAACTTTTGAGTCATTGGTGTATCTATAAAACCTGGTGCAATTGCATTGCAAGTAATATTTCTTGAAGCATATTCTTTTGCAATTGTTTTTGTAAGTGCTATTACACCACCTTTTGATGCAGCATAATTTGCTTGTCCAAAATTGCCATGCATCCCAATTACACTTGCAATATTTACAATGCGTCCAAAATTAGCTTTTGACATATGTTTTATTACTGACTGCGTAACTTTAAAAACACTAGTTAAATTTGTTTCTATAACAGCATTCCATTCCTCAAGCTTCATCCGCATAAGCAAAGTGTCTTTGGTAATGCCTGCATTATTCACTAAAATATCTACTTTCCCAAATTTGCTTATTACTTCTTCTGTCATTTTTTCAACACTGGAGACATCTGTCACATTACAAAGAACTGAATGTGCTTTTAGTCCTGCATCTTTAAGTTCTTTTGCTCCGCTGTCAGCAGATTCTTGTGTAATATCTGTAATAATTGCTGTTGCGCCGGCACTTGCAAGTTTTTTAGCAATAGCTAAACCAATCCCGCGACCTGAGCCTGTAACGATAGCAATTTGATCTTTTAATAAATCATGATGGGACATTTTTGCCTCCGAAAGTGTTTGAGTTGACATAAAATCCTCCAGCAGTAATTACTCTAACCTAGCATCTAATTTTTATCCGAGCAATAGTAATTACAATTATGCTTAATTTAACTGCTCTAAATTCCTTATTAAATTAAGTGTTTCTAATCAATTCTAACAGCTTTAGAATTTCCCTCAGGACATTTTCCTCACAGGTTGAAACCGTTGCTATTCCAGCTTCTACAAATAACTTATAGTGAGTAGCTAATTTATTAAGTATTATTTGTTCTTCTGTGTCTGGTGTATCAAGAGCTGGAGCTTCAAAAAATATTACACGCGGATGCCATACTCTAGCCTCTCTTAAGAAAAGTTTCTCTGCTGATCGCAGCTGCGAATCTCCAAAGTTTCTTGTAAATTCAAATTTTATTCCCGCTGTATTAACAACCGAGTATGTGGGTTTCTTTTCACCATACAAGTTATTTCCATATTTCATATACCTTACAGGATCTGTTCTTTCGTAGACTTCAATATCAAGAGCTTTCTTATTTAACTCTCTTGAGAAAAAGCTCCAGTGTAGCTTCTTTGAACCAGGCAAATTTTTATTTTGTGCCAGAATGATTGTTGCAATTCTACTCATATAAAAATATATTATATTTTAAATGCTTAAGAAGAAATTCTGCATTTTTTTTATAATTTCTTTAACTATCTTTGAATTTTTAATTAGGGTATAATAAGGGATTGGTAATTAAAATTGACGAATTCTGATTTTTAGCCATGTTTTAAGCCTCAGCTAGCCGCTAGAATTGCGGATGTAGTTTAATGGTAAAACCAAAGCCTTCCAAGCTTTTGTTGAGGGTTCGATTCCCTTCGTCCGCTAAGTTCATTTTTAATTTCTTCAAAAAAAAGATTGCAGTTTATTTTACTTTCTTTAAGAACAAGAGCAAATAAAAAATATAAAAGCTACAAACCAAAGAAATTATTTTTCAAAAACCAACTTAAATATCCTACTGGAATAATTTATGCGAAAAGCACAACTTAAATCTATACTCTTTCTTTCATAGAGGAAAAATTATACCAAACGTGAAAAATAAACCAACATATCACGTCATTCCGAGGAGCAGAGCGACGTGGGAATCTCCAAAACGTTAGGAGATTGCCACGCCTCGTTTCACTCGGCTCGCAATGACAGAAAGTGTTGGATTAATTTCCACAAACGGTATTATATAGAAAACTGGAGTTAATCACTCCGGCTAAAGTAAACTTGCTTAATTTTTGAGATGTTAATTGTCTGAATGGGCTAAACCGACAGTCTCCTTATAGTTAATAACTTTGGTTCTCACTTTGTACCTGAGGTCAGATTTTTATAGGAATACAGCTAAAATGATTTAAAAAGTCATCTTTTTGGTGGTCTAAAAGGATAGTGTACTATCCTTTTAGGTGTATTAAAAAGGATGGTATAATATCCTTAATGGAAGGATAAAAGGATAAAAAATGGCTTTTGTTGGAGAGGCTGAAATATTACAAGTCATAAGAGGATTTAATCTGTGGTGGGCCAATTCACAGGTAAATTCTGAAGACTTTAAAAGAACAGCTTTTGGTGAAGTTAGAAGATATATTGATGAGAAAGAATTTAAGAGAGCAATAATATTGTCAGGTGCTAGAAGAGTTGGCAAAACAATTTTACTTCATCAGTTGATTGACTACTTAATAACTCAAGTCGGAATCGACAGTAAAAATGTTCTTTATTTAAGCTTAGATCATCCAATTCTTAAGCTTGTTACTCTTGATAAAATTTTGGATGTTTATCATCAAAACGTTCAAGCTGAACCTAAGAAACTGTTTTTATTTTTAGATGAAATCCAGTATGCATCTGATTGGGGGAGCTGGTTAAAAATTTATGTTGATTTTAAGCTAAATACTAAGATTGTAGCTACTGGCTCAGCAAGTCTTGAAGTTAATAATAAAGGTAAAGAATCAGGTGTTGGCAGATGGGTTACTGTAACAATGCCGACACTTTCTTTTTATGAATATTTGAAAATTAAAAAGCTCAATACACCAGCAATTGATCCTGAGCTCATACCTTCTAAGCTAATTAATATGAAAAAAAATGACCGAATGGACATTATGAACAAATGTGCTGAGCTAATAAATAGTTTTAATCAATATCTTTTGCTTGGTGGTTTTCCAGAAACTGCTTTAATGAGTGACTCTTCATTAGCTCAAAAGTTGCTAAGAGAAGATATTGTTGACAAGGTTCTTAAAAGAGATATGACGGCATTATATAAAATTCGCAATGTTATAGACATTGAGCGCTTGTTTATTTATCTATGCATTAATACTGGTGGAATTACTGAGATTACAAAATTATGTAGTGAGCTTGGATTGAATAAATCTACAGTTCAATCTCACCTAAATTGCCTGGAGTCTGCTAATTTGATCTACAGACTAAACCCAATTAATATTGGTGGTAAAAAATCTTTAAAACCAAGAACTAAAATATACTTAGCAGATGCTGCAATCAGAAATGCTGTGCTTTTAAAGGGAGAAGAGATTTTTTCTAACCCTCAAGAAATGGGTATAAATGTTGAAACCTCTGTATTTAAGCATTTATACACTTTTTACTATCCTAGTAAGCCTCCGATCGGTTATTGGAAGAAAAAGAAAACAGATCATGAAGTTGATCTTATTATTAATTTTAATGGAAATTTGTTACCTGTTGAAGTGAAATATCGCGAAAAAGTATCTATAGAAAAAAATCTGGGTTTGTATAGTTTTTGTGAAGAAGAAAAACCTAGAACGGGGTTTTTAGTTACAAAATCAGTTGGTGATTATGATGTTGAGACTTTACCATCTGGTACAAAGATTCTAAAAATACCAGCGTTTTTGTTCTTGTATTTGTTAGGGCAAGCAGAAAGGCAGTAGTTATTAGGTGAACTCTACGAATCACTCAAGGATAGATAAACAATAGTGAAGAGCACTCGTGGGTAAATCATGCAGCAGGAGCCAAGTCTGGAATGTTAATATAGCCCAATTAGAAACTTAATAATATTCTTTTTATAGAGTAAATTATAAATATTCCTTGAGGTTACAGGTTCTTCCTCTTTGAGTCCAGATTATAAAAAAACTTACCTAAATTAGCCCTGGTATAAATCTGTACTTAACTTTTTTACAGTAAGCTTTGTATTCAGGATCTTTCATTAAATGTCTTTCTTCTGTAATTGCACGAATAGTATAAACCAAATTCCAACAACATAAAAATAAGACATTGTGAAAGCCTTTCATATATTGAAGATGTTCAAACCACCAAGCAATATTTTTAGATGCATAAGCTGGATGTCTTATAAATCTATATGGTCCACGATCTACAATTCCTTTATTGCTTAGATTACTAAATCTGACACCAAGTGCAATTGTTGCCCAGACAAATACTACGTAAAGTAAAACAATTATTATTCTTATAAAAATCTTTTGCTCTTCTGTAAACTCAATAAATAAATCCTGTCTGTCCATAAGTGGGAAATAATCACCGCTAATACGGTTAAATGGCGGATAACACATTAGTGCAACTGCCCAACCAAACATTGTAGGTTCAACAGATTTTGTTTTATTACCTAGCCATTTTAATTCAAGCCCATATCCTACAAGTGCAACTCCAGTATCAACAATAAAAAGCGAATTATAAATAAGGTCTAAGAACCAGTGAGCAAGCTGTATTCCTTCCATTGGAGTGGCAATTCTGCTTACTAAGCTTTGGACAGTTGTAACATGATGAAACATAAACATTGTCATAAGTGGCAAGAAAAAACCTTTTACAAGGCAAGTTAAACAAAAATTATTAAATCTTTTTACTTTAAACAATCCTGCAATTTGAGATGGATCTCTTGTTGCAACCATTAAACCAATTCTTTTTAAAAGAACAAAAAATATGATTGTTGGATCTTTAAAGTCATCTTTAAATCTATAATTAAACTTCAAGGTAAACCACGTATAAGGCAATGCTAAAAGACAAAAAATAAAATAAGCTTTTTGCATTAAACCTCTTGCATTGTTAAAGTCTGGATTTAAATAGTACGGATGAGAGTTGTATAAGAAATAAAACAAACTTACTAATAGCCAAAGACTTGCAAATCGCCAAAACACTGACTGACCAAAACTTTTTATTGGTTTATAAATGTCTCTTACATAAGTTGTCTTGTTTAATGTCATTAAAATTCTTTTTTAATCTCAAAAAATCTTTCAATATCTTCTAATAAGACTGGTTTATCTTTTAATCTTCTCCAGACAATAACAGCAGCTCTTCCAATAATTCTATTTTCTGGCAAGAAACCCCAAATATGGCTGTCCTGGCTTTTGTTTCTATTGTCCCCCATTAAAAAGTAATGTCCTTTTGGAGCTATTATTTTACCTGACTTGCCTTGTTTTTTATATACCTCGATGTTTATTAAATCTGTGCAATCATATTTAGTGACTTCATTTATATATTGCTCATTTAATAAATTCCCATTTATATAAACTCCTTCTTCTTTTCTGATTTCAATGTGATCTCCAGGAAGTCCAATTACTCTTTTTATGTATGCATCGTCTTGTGGTAAAAAAGGTAGTCCTGTCCACCTTGCAAATAAACTTAAAGGATCATAATGTAAATCTTTTCCTTTATTTGCTTCTTTTGGTGGATAAAAAACTAAAATATCTCCTCTTTTAATTGGGAATTTAAAACCTAAGAGTCTTAAATTCTTAGTTACTTTTTCAACAATCAACCTATCATTGACTTTTAAAGTAGGGACCATTGATTCGCTTGGAATATATCTGGCTTCAATAAAACCTTGTCTAATAATAATTAAAAGTATTAGTGTTACAACTACTAACTCTACTGTTTCTTTTATAAAGCCATAAAGCTTTTCTTTCATTCTCTCAAATTATTCTCCAAATATTTTTAGCTCTTACTAAATATGAGACAGATATTTAAATTAATTGTTGCATAAAATAAAAGAAATTATCTACTAGAGATATAATATTGGTTGTGTTTATTAGGAGGCTTATAAATGTTTAAAACAATAACTATTCTTTTAATGTTTTTTTCTTTAATGAGTGTTACTTTGAATGATTCATCTGAAGCTTTCTTTTTTAAGAAAAAAAAGGAACAAGCAAAAACACAACCTGCCCAAGTAAGTGAAAAAGCAGAAAAGAAAATAATTGTTGCAGAGATCTTTGCAAGTTGGTGTCCTGCTTGTAAAAATATTCAGCCTACACTTGATCAACTTGCAAAAGAAGGACCTAATATTGATCTTGTCCAGCTTGATGTTTCTACTCCTTCAAAAGCTAAAGAAGCAGCAAAAAAAGCAAAAGAATTAAAAATTGACAAGTTTTATGATGCAAATAAAAGCAAGACATCTACAGTAGGCATAATAGTACCTACTTCTAGTGAAATAGTTTCAATCTTTCAAAACAATACTGAACTAGAAGAGTACAAAGCTGCTATCCAGGATGCTAAGACAAAAGAGAAGGCTTTGTATAATTAATTTAAAAGGATTATAAAAATGTCAGCAAACAAAGATCAAAAACGTCAAAAAGATAATTCTCAGGACAAAATAAATACAGAAAGCAAGAAAAAAGGATTTCAACCTCCGCCACCTAAACCATTTCAACAATTTTCAAACCCAAATAAATTTAAAGGTGGACCTCCTCAATCATTTAATGCTTTCCACCGCAGGCTAGGGAAGTAATTAGAGATTGGAGAATTAGAGAAAATAAAGCGAGGTCTCTATAACAAAAAATATCACATATAAAAAGTTTTGCTGTAAAATTAATACATAATGCTTCGTCGGATTTTAAGCATAAAAATCTTTAAGCATCTTGATTATAAAGTAGTAATCATCCTTGCAGCAGCCATTTTTTTTCGCTTCTTTCTTTTAGATATAAAGCCACCTCACCATGATGAAGGAACAATCGGCTCATTCGTAAAGCACATAGAAGTTAATGGTTTCTACAAGTATAATCCCACATATCATGGGCCTCTTACTTATTACATGGGGTTTATTTCCCAAACACTATTTGGTCACAATTTATACGCACTTCGTACACCAATTGTTTTGATAGGGATACTTACTATTTATTGGTTACTACTCTTTAGGCAATTTTTTGGCCAAACTACCTGCTTGATTGTTGCTTTATGCATGTTGCTCTCACCAGCATATGGTTATTTTTCTCGAGGTACAGTTATGGATTTGTATTTGAGCTTTTTTGACGTTCTAATTTTTTGGGGTGTGATGGGGCTTTGGCATTACGGGACAAAAAAGTATATTTGGGCTATAAGTCTTGGTCTTACAGGGATGATACTTACAAAAGAAACCTTTGTTATAAATTTGAGTTGCTTTATTTTAGCTATATTTTTCTTATTCCTCTATGAAAAAGCTGTTCCATCAAGAGAAAATCCTCCAGCTAAACAGAGCTGGACCTGGAAAGATTTAAGTCTAGCTATTGGTTGTAGTTTGGGCTTAATTATATTTTTCTATTCAGGAACCTTTTTCAATTGGAGTGGTATTTTGGAGTTGTGCAAAACATTCCATTACTGCGTTGCTACAAGTACTCAAGGCAGGCATGCTAAGCCATTTTTCTTTTGGATAACTTTAATGTCAAGATATGAGTGGACAGCTTTGTTAGGACTTGCTTCATCTATTTTGTGCATAATATTCTCAAGCAGATGGCTTAAGTTTGTTTCAATTTATGGATTGTGTTTATTTTTAGCGTATAGTCTCATCCCTTACAAAACCCCATGGCTCATCGTTAATTTTTTATGGCCCTTTTATTTTGCCTTTGGTAATTTAATTAATTATCTCATGAAAACATCCTGGGGAGGATTAGCAACTCTTGTATGTGTAGGACTTTTTCTTAACTCAGGAATAACTAGCTATAAATTAAGTTTCATAAATCATTCAAGCGACAAAGAACCATATGTTTATGTCCAGACTTATAATGATATTAAAAAGTTTACAGATCCTTTATTCAAACTAGATATTTCTCGCTATAGCTTAGCAGGCATCATAATGCTGCCAGATTCATGGCCTCTTCCTTGGATACTTAGTGATTTTTCCCAAGTTGGTTATTTTGGTTCTAGAATTCCAAATAATTACAACGCTGACTTTTTGCTTGTGGAAAGCAAAAGGATCAATGAGGTAGAGGAGAAGCTTGAAAGAGAATACTTTACAGAAACATTCAGGCTAAAAAGTACACAAGGCCCGTCAAAACTTTATTTAAGCTATGATAGGTTTAAAGATATTTTTCCAGGCAGAGAACCAGAATTTATACCAAAACCAAAAGAACCTATCCCTCCTGGACAAGGGCTTCTTGCACTTTTCTATCCTAATAAAGAATTGACAGGAGAACCACAAATTAAAAAGCAGGTAGGTACAATTGACTTTTACTGGGGAGTAGCTAATATTGTTGAAGACAAACCTATACAAGCACCTTTTGGAATTCAATTTATTGGAGAAATAAATATCCCACAAGCAGGAACAACTTTAATATTAGCTACTGATGATGGAGGCTATGTAGAAATTGATGGTAATAGAATTATTGATGATCCTGGGCCCCATCCAACGGTATCAAAAAGTGCTGTTGTAACTGGTATAAGTGGTTGGAGAAAAATAAGGATTGGATATTATGATATTGGCGGAGGTGCAACTGTTAAATTACTTTGGAAA of Candidatus Melainabacteria bacterium contains these proteins:
- a CDS encoding ATP-binding protein yields the protein MAFVGEAEILQVIRGFNLWWANSQVNSEDFKRTAFGEVRRYIDEKEFKRAIILSGARRVGKTILLHQLIDYLITQVGIDSKNVLYLSLDHPILKLVTLDKILDVYHQNVQAEPKKLFLFLDEIQYASDWGSWLKIYVDFKLNTKIVATGSASLEVNNKGKESGVGRWVTVTMPTLSFYEYLKIKKLNTPAIDPELIPSKLINMKKNDRMDIMNKCAELINSFNQYLLLGGFPETALMSDSSLAQKLLREDIVDKVLKRDMTALYKIRNVIDIERLFIYLCINTGGITEITKLCSELGLNKSTVQSHLNCLESANLIYRLNPINIGGKKSLKPRTKIYLADAAIRNAVLLKGEEIFSNPQEMGINVETSVFKHLYTFYYPSKPPIGYWKKKKTDHEVDLIINFNGNLLPVEVKYREKVSIEKNLGLYSFCEEEKPRTGFLVTKSVGDYDVETLPSGTKILKIPAFLFLYLLGQAERQ
- the lepB gene encoding signal peptidase I, which translates into the protein MKEKLYGFIKETVELVVVTLILLIIIRQGFIEARYIPSESMVPTLKVNDRLIVEKVTKNLRLLGFKFPIKRGDILVFYPPKEANKGKDLHYDPLSLFARWTGLPFLPQDDAYIKRVIGLPGDHIEIRKEEGVYINGNLLNEQYINEVTKYDCTDLINIEVYKKQGKSGKIIAPKGHYFLMGDNRNKSQDSHIWGFLPENRIIGRAAVIVWRRLKDKPVLLEDIERFFEIKKEF
- a CDS encoding isoprenylcysteine carboxylmethyltransferase family protein → MTLNKTTYVRDIYKPIKSFGQSVFWRFASLWLLVSLFYFLYNSHPYYLNPDFNNARGLMQKAYFIFCLLALPYTWFTLKFNYRFKDDFKDPTIIFFVLLKRIGLMVATRDPSQIAGLFKVKRFNNFCLTCLVKGFFLPLMTMFMFHHVTTVQSLVSRIATPMEGIQLAHWFLDLIYNSLFIVDTGVALVGYGLELKWLGNKTKSVEPTMFGWAVALMCYPPFNRISGDYFPLMDRQDLFIEFTEEQKIFIRIIIVLLYVVFVWATIALGVRFSNLSNKGIVDRGPYRFIRHPAYASKNIAWWFEHLQYMKGFHNVLFLCCWNLVYTIRAITEERHLMKDPEYKAYCKKVKYRFIPGLI
- the acpP gene encoding acyl carrier protein, whose amino-acid sequence is MDRTEAMERVKKVVSSQLSVDSKEVTESASFTGDLGADSLDTVELVMAFEEEFGVEIPDEEAEKITTVGQAVDYIVSHS
- the fabG gene encoding 3-oxoacyl-[acyl-carrier-protein] reductase; protein product: MSHHDLLKDQIAIVTGSGRGIGLAIAKKLASAGATAIITDITQESADSGAKELKDAGLKAHSVLCNVTDVSSVEKMTEEVISKFGKVDILVNNAGITKDTLLMRMKLEEWNAVIETNLTSVFKVTQSVIKHMSKANFGRIVNIASVIGMHGNFGQANYAASKGGVIALTKTIAKEYASRNITCNAIAPGFIDTPMTQKLKPEIKEQYLKFIPLARFGQPEDVAEAAFYFCTGGSYVTGQVIVVDGGMFM
- the fabF gene encoding beta-ketoacyl-ACP synthase II, with product MKKKVVITGMGLICSLGESKEELWNNLIGGKSGISKMDFFPEVKTSKDICRVGAVCNDFKPELYLDLKVIRRTDRFIQLALSASINAIKDANFDMVNYPHPERIGVVVGSAAGGILTIIEQHNILKAKGPTKVSPFTIPSMIANMPAGYISIYHSAKGPVTCTVTACATSTNCIGDAFKIIQTGNADVVFAGGCEAPLTGVSVAAFGAARTLSTSFNDEPEKSSRPFDKDRDGFVMGEGAGILILEEMEHAKARGAKIYCELAGFGATSDASDIVSPSPDGDGAARAIKLAIEDANSSPEEIDYINAHATSTIVGDIVEVVAIKRVFGNRAKKGLLPVSSTKSMHGHLLGATGAIEAIACVMALQTNIIPPTTNIDNPDPQCDLDFVPHKARKVNDLNLVISNSFGFGGHNACLVFRRI
- a CDS encoding TIGR03663 family protein, whose protein sequence is MLRRILSIKIFKHLDYKVVIILAAAIFFRFFLLDIKPPHHDEGTIGSFVKHIEVNGFYKYNPTYHGPLTYYMGFISQTLFGHNLYALRTPIVLIGILTIYWLLLFRQFFGQTTCLIVALCMLLSPAYGYFSRGTVMDLYLSFFDVLIFWGVMGLWHYGTKKYIWAISLGLTGMILTKETFVINLSCFILAIFFLFLYEKAVPSRENPPAKQSWTWKDLSLAIGCSLGLIIFFYSGTFFNWSGILELCKTFHYCVATSTQGRHAKPFFFWITLMSRYEWTALLGLASSILCIIFSSRWLKFVSIYGLCLFLAYSLIPYKTPWLIVNFLWPFYFAFGNLINYLMKTSWGGLATLVCVGLFLNSGITSYKLSFINHSSDKEPYVYVQTYNDIKKFTDPLFKLDISRYSLAGIIMLPDSWPLPWILSDFSQVGYFGSRIPNNYNADFLLVESKRINEVEEKLEREYFTETFRLKSTQGPSKLYLSYDRFKDIFPGREPEFIPKPKEPIPPGQGLLALFYPNKELTGEPQIKKQVGTIDFYWGVANIVEDKPIQAPFGIQFIGEINIPQAGTTLILATDDGGYVEIDGNRIIDDPGPHPTVSKSAVVTGISGWRKIRIGYYDIGGGATVKLLWKDASGVEHLVPANQLRFNERSLNQ
- a CDS encoding thioredoxin family protein; this translates as MFKTITILLMFFSLMSVTLNDSSEAFFFKKKKEQAKTQPAQVSEKAEKKIIVAEIFASWCPACKNIQPTLDQLAKEGPNIDLVQLDVSTPSKAKEAAKKAKELKIDKFYDANKSKTSTVGIIVPTSSEIVSIFQNNTELEEYKAAIQDAKTKEKALYN